A section of the Malus sylvestris chromosome 17, drMalSylv7.2, whole genome shotgun sequence genome encodes:
- the LOC126610825 gene encoding uncharacterized protein LOC126610825 codes for MGHSQQPKRRVAFLLIDGVGDVSIPRFGFKTPLQAAKVPNLDAIASAGVNGLMDPVEVGLGCGSDTAHLSLLGYDPRVYYRGRGAFESMGAGLAMSPGDIAFKSNFATLDEKTGIVISRRADRHFEEEGPILCAALDGMKLPSYPEYEVRVRYATEHRCGVVVKGPKLSGNISGTDPLKDNRLLLQAEALDGTDEARHTAKVVNELSKEISRILVAHPLNAKRAAEGKSIANLVLLRGCGIRIEVPPFEKKHGLRPCMVAPTKIIAGLGLSLGIDILEAPGATGDYRTLLTSKATAIAKALSAPLQSCPNVFVPGEDEHKPGQPDGYDFGFLHVKAIDDAGHDKATLFKVKAMEAVDRAIGQLARLLWEVESTGNFEYFLCITGDHSTPVEYGDHSFEPVPFTICSLKDFVGVIGAETILGSSLDPFPLPTVKDGEQLTEDVKMEQGEGIKQPQAYNGDSVFEFSEIAAARGCLGRFPGGEMMGVIKKYLELSA; via the exons ATGGGTCATTCTCAGCAGCCAAAAAGAAGAGTGGCATTTTTGTTGATTGATGGTGTGGGAGACGTGTCAATACCAAGGTTTGGGTTTAAGACTCCTCTTCAGGCAGCCAAAGTACCCAATTTGGATGCCATTGCATCCGCTGGGGTTAACGGTCTGATGGACCCTGTTGAAGTTGGTTTGGGTTGTGGAAGCGACACAGCTCACCTTTCTCTATTGGGTTACGACCCTAGGGTATATTACCGTGGCCGGGGCGCATTTGAGTCCATGGGTGCTGGTTTGGCAATGTCGCCTGGTGATATTGCATTTAAG TCTAATTTTGCAACCTTGGATGAAAAAACTGGAATAGTCATCAGTAGGAGGGCTGACAGACACTTTGAGGAGGAAGGGCCCATACTGTGTGCAGCACTTGATGGAATGAAGCTGCCATCTTATCCCGAATATGAAGTCAGAGTCAG GTATGCAACAGAACATAGATGCGGAGTGGTTGTAAAAGGACCAAAGCTAAGTGGAAATATATCAGGAACAGATCCATTGAAGGACAACCGTTTACTTTTGCAAGCTGAAGCTCTAGACGGCACTGATGAGGCAAGGCACACAGCTAAAGTTGTTAACGAGTTATCCAAGGAAATATCTCGTATTCTTGTTGCTCATCCGCTGAATGCAAAGCGGGCTGCTGAAGGGAAGAGCATAGCTAATCTTGTCCTATTACGAGGTTGCGGTATTCGGATTGAG GTTCCTCCCTTTGAGAAAAAACACGGGTTACGACCTTGCATGGTAGCTCCAACAAAAATCATTGCTGGACTGGGCTTATCTCTTGGCATTGATATCCTAGAAGCTCCTGGAGCAACCGGAGACTACCGAACACTTCTAACCTCCAAAGCAACTGCGATAGCTAAGGCACTCTCAGCTCCTCTGCAGTCTTGCCCCAATGTGTTTGTACCAGGGGAAGATGAGCACAAACCAGGCCAACCAGATGGCTACGATTTTGGGTTCCTTCACGTTAAG GCTATTGATGATGCGGGCCACGACAAGGCAACCCTCTTCAAAGTGAAAGCAATGGAAGCCGTAGATCGAGCTATAGGGCAGCTGGCCAGGCTTCTTTGGGAGGTCGAATCAACTGGAAATTTTGAGTACTTTCTTTGCATCACTGGAGACCACTCTACCCCAGTTGAATATGGAGACCACAGCTTTGAGCCGGTTCCATTCACAATATGTTCGTTGAAAGATTTTGTGGGTGTCATAGGTGCAGAAACCATTTTGGGAAGCTCTCTTGATCCATTTCCTCTTCCAACTGTAAAAGATGGTGAACAACTTACCGAAGATGTGAAGATGGAACAAGGGGAGGGAATCAAACAGCCTCAAGCTTACAATGGCGATTCGGTTTTTGAGTTTAGCGAGATAGCAGCAGCGAGGGGATGTCTTGGGCGTTTCCCGGGTGGAGAGATGATGGGTGTAATAAAGAAGTATCTTGAGCTAAGTGCATGA
- the LOC126610826 gene encoding protein translation factor SUI1 homolog: MSELDVQIPTAFDPFAEANAEDSGAGTKDYVHIRVQQRNGRKSLTTVQGLKKEFSYNKILKDLKKEFCCNGTVVQDPEQGQVIQLQGDQRKNVSAFLVQAGIVKKDHIKIHGF, translated from the exons ATGTCTGAGCTCGACGTACAAATTCCTACTGCCTTCG ATCCGTTTGCTGAGGCAAATGCTGAGGATTCAGGTGCTGGGACAAAAGATTATGTACACATTCGTGTCCAACAAAGAAACGGTAGGAAAAGCCTGACAACCGTGCAGGGACTGAAGAAGGAATTTAGCTACAACAAAATCCTCAAAGACCTTAAGAAGGAATTTTGTTGCAATGGTACAGTTGTCCAGGATCCAGAGCAAGGGCAG GTTATTCAACTTCAAGGTGATCAACGAAAGAACGTATCTGCCTTCCTAGTCCAG GCTGGCATTGTGAAGAAGGATCACATCAAGATTCACGGTTTCTGA
- the LOC126612371 gene encoding uncharacterized protein LOC126612371: MATQSLFTANSLHTKPSSSPHAKVEKKWHGFIALDRKPMHLRLSNGCRARASLNADSKSIEIPRQWYNLIADLPVKPPPPLHPKTFEPIKPEDLSPLFPDELIKQEASNERFIDIPDEVRDVYKLWRPSPLIRAKRLEKLLDTPARIYYKYEGVSPAGSHKPNSAVPQVWYNAQEGIKKVVTETGAGQWGSALAFACTLFDVECEVWQVHASFDQKPYRRLMMQTWGAKVYPSPSTLTEAGRKILQMDPSSPGSLGIAISEAVEIAAMNGDTKYCLGSVLNHVLLHQTVIGEECLKQMEVIGEVPDVIIGCTGGGSNFAGLSFPFIREKLKGKMNPVIRAVEPAACPSLTKGVYAYDYGDTAGLTPLMKMHTLGHDFIPDPIHAGGLRYHGMSPLISHVYELGYMEAISIPQIECFQGAIKFARTEGLIPAPEPTHAIAATIREAQKCRETGEAKVILTAMCGHGHFDLPAYENYLRGNLVDLSFEEEKIQASLASVPKVGG; this comes from the exons ATGGCCACTCAAAGTCTCTTCACTGCAAATTCACTTCACACTAAACCTTCATCATCCCCACACGCTAAAG TTGAGAAGAAATGGCATGGATTTATTGCACTTGATAGAAAGCCTATGCATCTGAGGCTTTCAAATGGCTGTAGAGCAAGAGCATCTCTCAATGCCGATTCAAAGTCAATTGAAATCCCTCGACAGTGGTATAACTTGATTGCAGACCTTCCTGTAAAACCACCTCCTCCATTGCATCCCAAGACTTTTGAACCGATTAAACCTGAAGATTTGTCTCCTCTATTTCCCGATGAGTTGATTAAGCAGGAGGCAAGCAACGAAAGATTCATAGATATCCCAGATGAGGTTCGTGATGTATACAAGCTTTGGCGCCCATCACCTCTCATTAG GGCCAAGAGGTTGGAGAAGCTTCTTGACACACCTGCCAGAATTTACTACAAGTATGAAGGTGTCAGCCCGGCTGGATCACACAAGCCCAACTCTGCAGTTCCACAAGTGTGGTATAATGCACAAGAAGGAATCAAGAAGGTCGTGACAGAAACGGGAGCTGGCCAATGGGGAAGTGCATTGGCTTTTGCTTGCACCTTATTTGATGTTGAGTGTGAG GTGTGGCAAGTGCATGCATCTTTTGATCAGAAACCATATCGCAGATTGATGATGCAAACTTGGGGTGCAAAGGTATACCCATCTCCATCCACCCTAACCGAAGCAGGTAGAAAAATCCTTCAAATGGATCCATCCAGCCCTGGAAGTTTGGGAATAGCTATTTCTGAAGCCGTGGAGATTGCAGCTATGAATGGTGATACTAAATACTGTCTAGGAAGTGTTCTCAACCATGTTTTGCTTCACCAGACAGTAATAGGAGAGGAGTGTCTAAAACAAATGGAGGTGATAGGTGAAGTACCGGATGTTATCATAGGATGTACTGGTGGAGGATCCAATTTTGCAGGGCTCAGTTTCCCATTCATCAGGGAGAAGCTGAAAGGGAAAATGAACCCTGTAATTAGAGCAGTTGAACCTGCAGCATGTCCTTCGTTAACTAAAGGGGTATACGCATATGATTATGGCGATACAGCGGGGCTGACTCCACTAATGAAGATGCATACGCTTGGGCACGACTTCATCCCTGACCCAATTCATGCTG GAGGATTGCGCTACCATGGTATGTCACCGTTAATTTCACACGTCTACGAACTGGGTTACATGGAAGCAATTTCAATTCCCCAGATTGAGTGCTTTCAAG GTGCTATAAAATTTGCTAGAACCGAAGGATTGATACCAGCGCCAGAGCCAACACATGCCATAGCTGCCACCATCAGGGAAGCTCAGAAATGTCGAGAGACCGGAGAAGCCAAAGTGATTCTCACAGCAATGTGTGGGCATGGACATTTTGATTTGCCAGCTTATGAGAATTATCTGCGAGGAAATCTGGTGGATTTGTCATTTGAAGAGGAGAAGATTCAAGCATCATTGGCTAGTGTTCCTAAAGTAGGTGGCTGA
- the LOC126612138 gene encoding protein FLX-like 2 has translation MGSKGRIPPSHMRRPLSGPDPFGPGMRPPHGAYPPFDMLPPPQVMEQKLAAQHVEMQRLVVENQRLAATHGSLRQELAGAQHELQILHAQIGAIKSEREQQMSSLVDSIAKMEADLKSAEPVKAELHKARAEAQSLVVSRQELITNVQQLGQDLQRTHADVQQIPALVAQLDGLRQEYQLCRDTYDYEKRLYSSHLESLQVMEKNYVTMAREVEKLRAELLNNSNVDRRTGAPYYGTPGNNENEATGQAVGQNAFEDSYGVQQGRAPFPPATAAPVAAGVGGAAATGTPPLVGAQSGPPGRTGYDAPRGPGYDPSGPAHDAQRGPAYDSQRGPAYDPQRGPAYDAQRPGYDVQRPGYEVQRVPGYDPTRGVNYDAQSRAAAGGPQGHVPTGNVHYGSATTPPARGGSGYEAPPPRGPGGGNPVRR, from the exons ATGGGAAGCAAAGGTCGAATTCCGCCTTCTCACATGCGTCGGCCGCTCTCCGGACCGGACCCATTTGGCCCGGGGATGCGGCCGCCCCATGGCGCCTATCCTCCGTTTGATATGTTGCCTCCTCCGCAAGTTATGGAGCAGAAGCTGGCTGCACAACATGTGGAGATGCAGAGGCTTGTGGTGGAGAACCAGAGGCTCGCCGCCACCCACGGAAGCCTGAGGCAAGAGCTGGCGGGTGCCCAACATGAGTTGCAGATATTACATGCCCAGATAGGAGCTATCAAGTCTGAGAGAGAACAGCAGATGAGTAGCCTTGTGGATAGTATAGCTAAGATGGAAGCTGACCTGAAGTCGGCTGAGCCTGTTAAGGCGGAGCTACATAAGGCTCGAGCTGAGGCCCAGAGCTTGGTTGTTTCGAGGCAAGAACTCATCACCAATGTGCAACAACTGGGGCAGGATCTTCAGAGGACTCATGCAGATGTGCAGCAGATTCCGGCTTTGGTTGCACAGCTTGATGGACTGAGGCAGGAATATCAGCTATGCAG GGATACATATGACTATGAAAAGAGATTATACAGCAGCCACCTTGAATCACTTCAGGTCATGGAGAAGAACTATGTTACCATGGCTAGGGAGGTGGAAAAGCTCCGAGCAGAGTTACTGAATAATTCTAATGTTGATCGTAGAACTG GGGCCCCATATTATGGAACCCCGGGAAATAATGAGAACGAGGCTACTGGGCAGGCTGTAGGACAAAATGCGTTTGAAGATAGCTACGGGGTTCAACAG GGACGTGCCCCCTTCCCTCCGGCTACAGCTGCACCTGTTGCTGCTGGCGTTGGAGGTGCTGCTGCCACCGGGACTCCTCCATTAGTTGGAGCTCAATCTGGACCTCCTGGAAGGACTGGTTATGACGCACCAAGAGGGCCTGGTTATGATCCTTCAGGACCTGCTCATGATGCACAGAGAGGACCTGCTTATGATTCACAGAGAGGGCCTGCTTATGATCCACAGAGAGGACCTGCTTATGACGCACAGAGACCTGGATATGATGTACAGAGACCGGGTTACGAAGTGCAAAGAGTGCCTGGTTATGATCCAACCCGGGGTGTCAACTATGATGCACAGTCTAGAGCTGCTGCTGGTGGTCCTCAAGGACATGTGCCCACAGGCAATGTGCATTATGGTTCTGCAACAACACCACCGGCTCGTGGTGGGAGTGGGTATGAGGCACCACCACCTCGAGGACCGGGAGGGGGAAACCCTGTTCGAAGATGA
- the LOC126609848 gene encoding uncharacterized protein LOC126609848 → MAEQRHPLRLPQSPEAMGSPIQGMESVIATVSGYHGSERFNLIKLISRAGASYVGAMSRSTTHLVCWKFEGRKYELANKFDAKVVNHRWIEECIKQGKRVPERPYTLRCGQEVGPLLLQPPPVVTVGESSKKWNALSDKSNGYDDSVKIIDSESGASRRHLLAESRLLDENLFPAFKENSSSHKAKQKHVGRNSKQELRSSSRHCLEDPPLTRSLRREEKVQESSTHLVRAKRNIFSGKESSMAETSRKGRKLIKRNIGRRMVESELSESDQECHPIRFQSTRNDVITVLSDHSDEERNDNILETERDTDNGLYIGRRIRNGLKGVEEADRNHPSSSKHPNISVEDEPTALEETPRDEWFEVENSKEECEGRFETEAATKIPSMELSCVICWTEYSSIRGILPCGHRFCYSCIENWAGHMSSRRKNSTCPLCKASFTCITKVDDADMIDQKIYSQTIPSAPKMDIPVPTYRGPPNFSAPSISATACSVCRQREPVDLLFSCDVCCIRCIHNFCLDPPLFPWTCIHCKDLRRLYLHSY, encoded by the exons ATGGCAGAACAACGCCACCCGCTTCGCCTCCCCCAATCTCCCG AGGCCATGGGGTCACCGATTCAGGGCATGGAATCCGTGATCGCCACCGTAAGCGGGTACCACGGCTCGGAGCGGTTCAACCTCATCAAGCTCATTTCTCGCGCCGGTGCGAGCTATGTCGGCGCGATGTCTCGATCGACCACTCACTTG GTGTGTTGGAAATTCGAAGGAAGGAAATACGAACTAGCTAACAAGTTCGACGCGAAAGTTGTCAACCACCGGTGGATTGAGGAGTGCATAAAGCAAGGAAAACGAGTACCTGAGCGTCCTTACACTTTGAGATG TGGACAGGAAGTCGGACCCTTACTCTTACAACCTCCACCTGTTGTTACAGTGGGTGAATCATCGAAAAAATGGAATGCGCTTTCGGACAAATCAAATGGTTATGATGACTCGGTAAAAATTATTGATTCAGAGTCTGGAGCTTCTCGCCGTCATCTTTTGGCTGAATCACGTCTTTTGGATGAG AATTTGTTTCCTGCGTTTAAAGAAAACAGCAGTTCTCATAAGGCAAAGCAGAAACATGTTGGAAGGAATTCGAAGCAAGAACTGCGATCAAGTAGCAGGCACTGTCTTGAAGATCCTCCTCTAACTAGATCACTTAGAAGGGAG GAGAAGGTTCAAGAGTCTTCCACCCATTTGGTGAGAGCTAAAAGAAACATTTTCAGTGGTAAGGAAAGCAGCATGGCTGAAACTTCACGTAAAGGGAGGAAGCTTATAAAAAGGAATATTGGTAGACGTATGGTCGAATCAGAACTCTCAGAGTCTGATCAAGAGTGCCACCCAATCAGATTTCAGAGTACACGTAATGATGTAATCACAGTCCTTTCTGACCATTCAGATGAAGAAAGAAATGATAATATACTGGAAACTGAAAGAGATACTGATAATGGGTTGTATATTGGAAGAAGAATCAGAAATGGTCTGAAAGGTGTTGAGGAGGCTGATCGGAATCACCCATCTTCTTCCAAGCATCCAAATATTTCAGTTGAGGATGAACCCACTGCTCTGGAGGAAACTCCCCGAGATGAATGGTTTGAAGTTGAGAACTCAAAAGAGGAATGTGAAGGCAGATTTGAGACTGAAGCTGCCACCAAAATTCCTTCGATGGAGTTATCATGTGTAATATGCTGGACAGAATATAGTTCAATTCGAGGAATTTTGCCATGTGGTCATCGATTCTGTTATTCATGCATTGAAAACTGGGCTGGTCATATG AGTTCAAGGAGAAAGAATTCAACTTGCCCTTTATGCAAGGCTAGTTTTACCTGCATTACCAAGGTTGATGATGCAGACATGATTGATCAGAAAATATACTCCCAAACCATTCCATCTGCCCCAAAAATGGACATACCAGTGCCTACTTACCGAGGACCACCCAATTTTTCTGCTCCG TCCATATCAGCAACTGCTTGTTCTGTATGTCGTCAGCGGGAACCTGTAGATCTTCTGTTCAGTTGTGACGTCTGCTGCATTCGGTGCATCCATAACTTCTGCCTGGACCCTCCTTTGTTTCCCTGGACATGCATTCACTGCAAGGACCTCCGACGGCTCTACCTTCACAGCTATTGA